One Patescibacteria group bacterium DNA window includes the following coding sequences:
- a CDS encoding alpha/beta hydrolase yields MEEKVISINNLKVNYKATGSGPVILILHGWPSSSDSWARSMKSLSIAGYQVICPDLPGFGKSDTQVQPWSVANYMEWVLKFADSLKLDDFILLGHSFGGRVAVKFSAKYGDRLKCLILCDSAGIRPKLDAKSTAISKVVQIGNNVFSPGFLVEVKNVLRNILYFFIKNRDYVKAKGVMKATMTKVVEEDLGLYLPKIKNKTLLIWGKKDTLVPIEYAYQFKDKIRDSKLEIIPGVGHSPHFRAFERLTEIIIMFLNAL; encoded by the coding sequence ATGGAAGAAAAAGTTATTTCAATTAATAATTTGAAAGTTAATTACAAAGCTACAGGATCTGGTCCTGTAATTTTGATTTTACATGGCTGGCCATCTTCTTCTGATTCTTGGGCTAGATCTATGAAAAGTTTATCTATAGCTGGCTATCAGGTGATTTGTCCTGATTTGCCTGGTTTTGGTAAAAGTGATACTCAAGTGCAGCCTTGGAGTGTAGCTAATTATATGGAGTGGGTGTTAAAGTTTGCTGATTCTTTAAAATTAGATGATTTCATTCTTTTAGGCCATTCTTTTGGCGGAAGAGTAGCAGTTAAGTTTTCAGCAAAATATGGTGATCGGCTTAAATGTTTGATCTTATGCGATTCAGCTGGAATCAGACCTAAGTTAGATGCTAAAAGTACAGCAATTTCTAAAGTAGTTCAAATAGGGAACAATGTGTTTTCTCCTGGGTTTTTAGTGGAGGTTAAAAATGTTTTAAGAAATATTTTGTATTTCTTTATTAAGAACAGGGATTATGTTAAAGCTAAAGGCGTTATGAAAGCAACGATGACTAAAGTTGTGGAAGAAGACTTAGGTTTATATCTGCCTAAGATTAAGAATAAAACTTTGCTTATTTGGGGTAAAAAGGATACATTAGTGCCAATAGAATATGCTTATCAGTTTAAAGATAAGATTAGAGATTCTAAACTTGAAATTATTCCAGGAGTTGGACACAGCCCTCATTTTAGAGCTTTTGAAAGATTAACAGAAATTATTATCATGTTTTTAAATGCTTTATGA